The following are encoded in a window of Staphylospora marina genomic DNA:
- the uvrC gene encoding excinuclease ABC subunit UvrC — MSIIQDKLKLLPDRPGCYLMKNKDGDIIYVGKAKSLKNRVKSYFTGSHDGKTQLLVMEIADFEYIVTSSPLEALILECNLIKKYRPRYNVLLKDDKSYPYIRLTKERHPRLEVTRKVKKDGSRYFGPYPHAGAAAHTKKLLDRLFPLRKCRTIPKKVCLYYHLGQCLAPCEHEVSASDYEDIIKRINRFLSGGHDEIVRDLRAKMEEASEKLEFERAREYRDLIRDIEAVMEKQTVDFSDEVDRDVFGFAHEKGWLCVQVFFVRRGKLIEREISVFPHYNDPEEDFLSFVAQFYHEMPALPKEILLPETADLELISGLLPDVQVRIPQRGLKKRLVEMAMQNARIALEERLRLMERDEEKTVRALQNLGEALGMGSPRRIEAFDNSHIQGVDPVSAMVCFIDGKPAKKEYRKYKLRTVNKPDDPEAMREVIRRRYTRVLRENLPLPDLVLVDGGKAQIDAAVEVLEHELGLYIPVAGMVKDEKHRTAKLLAGDPPREVQLPRGSQEFYLVQRIQEEVHRFAITFHRQTRGKEMLRSELDDIPGVGPARKKLLYRHFGSVENMRRASVEEYRKAGIGDKLARHILAALRKEPETGNHDEVTSENERKKEKEKQST, encoded by the coding sequence ATGTCGATCATCCAGGACAAGCTGAAGCTGTTGCCCGACCGACCCGGTTGTTACCTGATGAAAAACAAAGACGGGGATATCATCTATGTCGGCAAGGCCAAAAGTCTCAAGAACCGGGTGAAGTCCTATTTCACCGGGAGCCATGACGGCAAGACCCAGCTCCTGGTGATGGAGATCGCCGATTTTGAATACATCGTCACTTCCAGTCCGCTCGAAGCCCTCATTCTGGAGTGCAATCTGATCAAGAAGTATCGGCCCCGTTACAACGTTTTGCTGAAAGACGACAAATCCTATCCGTATATCCGTCTGACCAAGGAGCGACACCCCCGCCTCGAGGTCACCCGCAAGGTGAAAAAAGACGGTTCCCGGTACTTCGGCCCGTACCCCCACGCCGGTGCGGCCGCCCATACGAAAAAGCTTCTGGATCGACTGTTTCCGCTTCGAAAGTGCCGGACCATCCCGAAAAAGGTTTGTCTCTACTACCACTTGGGACAATGCCTGGCACCCTGCGAGCATGAAGTGAGTGCATCCGATTACGAAGACATCATCAAACGGATCAACCGGTTCCTCAGCGGGGGACATGATGAAATCGTCCGCGACTTGCGGGCGAAAATGGAGGAAGCGTCGGAGAAGCTGGAGTTTGAGCGGGCACGGGAATACCGGGACCTGATCCGGGACATTGAAGCAGTAATGGAAAAGCAGACGGTGGATTTTTCCGATGAGGTGGATCGCGATGTGTTCGGGTTTGCCCACGAAAAGGGATGGTTGTGCGTTCAGGTCTTTTTCGTCCGCCGGGGGAAGTTGATCGAACGGGAGATCTCCGTTTTTCCGCACTACAACGATCCGGAAGAAGATTTCCTCTCCTTCGTGGCCCAGTTTTATCATGAAATGCCTGCGCTGCCCAAAGAGATTCTGCTTCCGGAAACGGCGGACCTTGAGTTGATTTCCGGGCTGCTTCCTGATGTGCAGGTGCGGATTCCGCAACGCGGCTTGAAGAAAAGACTGGTGGAAATGGCCATGCAAAATGCCCGGATTGCGCTGGAGGAGCGTCTCCGCCTGATGGAACGAGACGAGGAAAAAACGGTCCGCGCGCTGCAAAATTTGGGAGAGGCGCTCGGAATGGGTTCGCCGAGGCGCATCGAGGCGTTTGACAATTCTCACATTCAGGGAGTCGACCCGGTGTCCGCGATGGTTTGTTTCATCGACGGAAAGCCGGCCAAAAAAGAATATCGCAAATACAAATTGAGAACGGTGAACAAGCCGGATGATCCCGAGGCGATGCGAGAGGTGATCCGCCGTCGTTACACGCGGGTCCTTCGGGAGAATCTGCCGTTGCCGGATCTGGTGTTGGTGGATGGCGGCAAGGCACAGATCGATGCCGCTGTCGAAGTTCTGGAACACGAACTGGGGCTGTACATACCGGTTGCCGGGATGGTGAAGGATGAAAAGCATCGCACCGCAAAACTGCTGGCCGGTGATCCTCCCCGTGAAGTGCAGCTCCCGAGAGGAAGTCAGGAATTTTATCTGGTTCAGCGCATCCAGGAGGAAGTACACCGTTTTGCCATCACCTTTCATCGTCAAACACGGGGCAAGGAGATGTTGCGTTCCGAACTGGACGACATCCCCGGCGTGGGGCCGGCACGCAAAAAACTGCTGTACCGCCATTTCGGAAGTGTGGAAAACATGCGTCGCGCTTCGGTGGAAGAGTACCGGAAAGCGGGGATCGGAGACAAACTGGCCCGGCACATTCTGGCGGCTTTGCGAAAAGAGCCGGAAACGGGGAATCACGATGAAGTGACTTCGGAAAACGAACGGAAGAAGGAAAAAGAAAAACAGTCTACATGA
- a CDS encoding NAD(P)/FAD-dependent oxidoreductase — MGMYDVIVIGGGPAGLMAAASAGMHGARVLLLDKGDKLGRKLAISGGGRCNVTNNKDIDELIRNIPGNGRFLYSVFAEFDNRDLARFFEDMGVRLKEEDNGRMFPVSDSAKSVVNALVRNVRAAGTEIRTHTPVERVIYENGRVWGVQVRGGEKIRARAVVVATGGKSVPHTGSTGDGYVWAEEAGHTITELFPTEVPLTSKEPFIRNRSLQGLSLRDVTLTVLHPVKSKKLVTHRGDALFTHFGLSGPAALRCSQFVVKALRQTGAPDVPVVIDFFPDESANALEEKWWSHARNHPKRTLRNTLKELLPDRLVETVLGKAGVDGDTTGSRLSREGLRSIVKEVKQFTVRISGTLPLEKAFVTGGGVHVKEIDPRTMQSKRMPGLFFCGEVIDVHGYTGGYNITAASCTGYVAGKHAALLSKAP, encoded by the coding sequence ATGGGAATGTATGATGTGATCGTCATCGGAGGAGGACCCGCCGGTTTGATGGCCGCCGCGTCGGCCGGCATGCACGGGGCACGGGTTCTGCTCTTGGACAAAGGGGACAAATTGGGACGAAAACTGGCCATTTCCGGCGGCGGACGATGCAACGTGACCAACAACAAAGACATCGATGAACTGATCCGGAACATCCCCGGAAACGGCCGCTTTCTGTACAGTGTGTTCGCCGAATTTGACAACCGGGATCTGGCCCGCTTTTTTGAAGACATGGGCGTCCGGCTGAAAGAGGAAGACAACGGCCGCATGTTTCCGGTCTCCGACAGCGCGAAGTCGGTGGTGAATGCCCTGGTGCGAAACGTTCGCGCGGCGGGAACGGAAATCCGCACCCACACCCCGGTGGAACGGGTCATCTATGAAAACGGGCGGGTGTGGGGAGTACAGGTGCGGGGAGGAGAAAAAATCCGGGCCCGGGCCGTGGTGGTGGCCACCGGCGGAAAATCGGTGCCCCACACCGGAAGCACCGGAGACGGGTACGTGTGGGCCGAAGAAGCCGGTCATACCATCACCGAACTGTTTCCGACCGAAGTTCCGCTGACGTCGAAAGAGCCGTTCATCCGCAACCGCTCGCTTCAGGGATTGTCCCTGAGAGACGTCACGCTGACCGTCCTGCATCCGGTGAAAAGCAAAAAGCTGGTCACGCATCGGGGAGATGCGCTGTTCACCCACTTTGGCCTGTCGGGTCCGGCAGCGCTCCGTTGCAGCCAATTCGTGGTGAAGGCTTTGCGACAAACGGGAGCCCCGGACGTCCCGGTGGTGATTGACTTCTTCCCCGATGAATCGGCGAATGCGCTGGAGGAGAAATGGTGGAGTCATGCGAGGAACCATCCGAAACGCACCCTTCGCAACACGCTGAAAGAACTTCTTCCCGACCGACTGGTGGAGACGGTCCTCGGAAAAGCCGGGGTGGACGGTGACACGACCGGTTCCCGGCTGTCCCGGGAAGGACTGAGAAGCATTGTGAAAGAAGTGAAACAGTTCACCGTTCGAATCAGCGGAACACTCCCGCTGGAAAAAGCATTCGTGACCGGGGGCGGAGTTCACGTCAAGGAAATCGATCCCCGAACCATGCAGTCGAAGCGGATGCCGGGTCTCTTCTTTTGCGGTGAAGTGATCGACGTTCACGGCTACACGGGCGGATACAACATCACGGCCGCCTCCTGCACCGGATACGTGGCCGGCAAACATGCCGCCCTGCTGTCCAAGGCGCCGTGA
- a CDS encoding phytoene desaturase family protein, with the protein MKQAIVIGGGAAGLSAAASLSAKGWNVTLLEKTDRLGGGFRSVRLGSYHFDLGFFPVTMPWMIERVYREAGTFMDPTLTFQPLDVCSRHFFQDGTWLDVSADPDRMGRELEKLSPEDRREFLEYLNEVGRMYEAVEEHFLERPAGAWSDLLSVKAFKAWWSVHPFESADAFHRRYFDDPRLVAVLNRYAAGVGSSPFDVPATVSLISYLDMVQGACAVQGGHDVLIASMESLVRSRGVRIETSCPMEGLLVEEGRVTGVRAGGEVWKADAVLLAEDPGSGSVLPPEVTDALLDTPRISAFVMLLGVARTFPHLHHHNLFYQDLAGREYIELFDQREWPRSPVIYVGHPGFSEPDRAPEGKSALCVMVHVPAGMNDSGSDDLAFHREWLLDLLESGWGFLGLRESIEEEMILGPRELEELTGAPDGALYGPAAHGWRTFARLPARNRKVTGLYHAGPWVCPGGISLSAVSGLHAAHIMHRDAEEAGIEREAVKTGS; encoded by the coding sequence ATGAAACAGGCGATCGTCATTGGCGGAGGAGCGGCCGGATTGTCTGCGGCAGCGTCCTTGTCGGCCAAGGGATGGAACGTCACTCTGCTGGAAAAAACCGACCGGCTCGGCGGCGGGTTTCGCAGTGTCCGGCTGGGCTCATACCATTTTGACCTGGGATTTTTCCCGGTAACCATGCCTTGGATGATTGAGCGGGTTTACCGGGAAGCCGGAACGTTCATGGATCCGACTCTCACGTTCCAGCCGCTCGACGTGTGCAGCCGCCATTTTTTTCAGGACGGTACATGGCTGGACGTGAGCGCGGATCCCGACAGAATGGGGCGCGAACTGGAAAAGTTGTCTCCGGAAGATCGGAGAGAGTTTTTGGAATACCTGAACGAAGTGGGCCGGATGTATGAGGCGGTGGAAGAACATTTCCTGGAGCGTCCGGCGGGAGCTTGGAGTGATCTGCTGTCCGTGAAAGCGTTCAAAGCCTGGTGGTCGGTTCATCCGTTTGAATCGGCCGATGCGTTTCACCGTCGCTATTTCGACGACCCCAGGCTGGTCGCGGTGCTCAACCGCTATGCGGCGGGCGTGGGTTCATCCCCGTTTGACGTTCCCGCAACGGTTTCCCTGATCAGTTATCTGGACATGGTTCAGGGAGCTTGTGCGGTGCAGGGAGGCCATGACGTGTTGATCGCATCCATGGAATCCCTGGTGCGTTCACGCGGAGTGCGGATCGAGACATCCTGTCCGATGGAAGGGTTGTTGGTGGAAGAAGGAAGGGTGACCGGCGTGAGAGCCGGCGGCGAGGTGTGGAAAGCGGATGCCGTGTTGCTCGCCGAAGATCCCGGCAGCGGGTCGGTTCTCCCTCCCGAAGTGACGGACGCCCTTTTGGACACTCCGAGGATCTCCGCATTCGTCATGCTGCTGGGGGTGGCCCGAACATTTCCGCATTTGCATCATCACAACCTGTTTTATCAGGATCTTGCCGGAAGGGAATACATCGAACTGTTTGATCAGCGGGAATGGCCGCGTTCTCCGGTGATCTATGTCGGTCATCCGGGATTTTCGGAGCCCGACCGGGCCCCCGAAGGAAAAAGCGCTTTGTGCGTGATGGTGCATGTTCCGGCAGGGATGAACGATTCCGGATCGGATGACCTTGCTTTCCACCGGGAGTGGCTGTTGGATCTGCTGGAGTCCGGATGGGGATTCCTGGGGCTCAGAGAATCGATCGAAGAAGAAATGATTCTGGGGCCCAGGGAGCTTGAAGAGCTGACGGGGGCCCCGGACGGAGCCTTGTACGGACCGGCCGCCCACGGGTGGCGGACGTTTGCCCGGCTGCCTGCCAGAAACCGCAAAGTGACCGGACTGTACCATGCCGGACCTTGGGTGTGTCCGGGCGGCATCTCCTTGTCGGCGGTCAGCGGACTGCACGCCGCCCACATCATGCATCGCGATGCGGAGGAGGCCGGAATCGAGAGGGAAGCGGTGAAGACCGGTTCATGA
- a CDS encoding electron transfer flavoprotein subunit beta/FixA family protein produces MNILVCLKQTFDTEEKITLENGRISEDGVEFVINPYDEYAVEEAIRLKEKHGGEVTVITVGPERAEQALRTAMAMGADKGIIVDLEDVEEELDEHSIAKILATTIKEECDEFDIILCGYMAVDDGSAQVGPRLAELLDIPHISTIVKLDIDGDKVTVEKDVEGDVETIESKLPILVTAQQGLNEPRYPSLPGIMKAKKKPLSRIEPDDLDLDEEEISARTETLEVFLPPKKQAGKILQGDIKDQVRDLVHLLHTEAKVI; encoded by the coding sequence ATGAACATCTTGGTTTGTCTCAAGCAAACCTTTGACACCGAGGAAAAAATCACGTTGGAAAACGGCCGCATCAGCGAAGACGGCGTGGAATTCGTCATCAACCCGTATGATGAATACGCGGTGGAAGAAGCCATCCGCCTCAAGGAAAAACACGGCGGGGAAGTGACCGTGATCACCGTTGGACCGGAGCGCGCCGAACAGGCTCTCCGCACCGCCATGGCCATGGGAGCGGACAAGGGGATCATCGTCGATCTGGAAGATGTCGAGGAAGAGCTCGACGAACACAGCATCGCCAAAATTCTGGCGACCACCATCAAGGAAGAATGCGATGAGTTCGACATCATTCTTTGCGGCTACATGGCCGTGGATGACGGATCGGCCCAAGTGGGACCGCGCCTGGCGGAGCTGCTGGACATTCCGCATATCTCCACCATCGTCAAGCTGGACATCGACGGTGACAAAGTGACCGTGGAGAAAGACGTGGAAGGCGACGTCGAAACCATCGAATCGAAGTTGCCGATTCTCGTCACCGCACAACAAGGTCTCAACGAGCCGCGTTATCCCTCTCTTCCGGGCATCATGAAAGCAAAGAAGAAACCGCTTTCGCGGATCGAACCCGATGACCTGGATCTGGATGAAGAAGAGATTTCCGCCCGGACGGAGACACTGGAGGTCTTCCTGCCGCCGAAGAAGCAGGCCGGAAAAATCCTGCAGGGCGACATCAAGGATCAGGTCCGTGATCTGGTGCATCTGCTCCATACCGAGGCCAAAGTGATCTGA
- a CDS encoding long-chain-fatty-acid--CoA ligase has translation MADTEKVWLKHYPPDVPKSLDYPDILLTRFLTDAAADYPDRIAIEFLGKSITYRELLQDVYRFANALKDLGVTRGQRVAIMLPNSPQAIIAYYGALFAGAVVVMINPLYMERELEHQLSDSGAEVIVCLDLVLPKVMQVREKTRIKQIIVTGLKDYLPFPKNWLFALKTRFDGTHVKVEETADVVRMTRLMEKALATPVESPVRSPDELALLQYTGGTTGLAKGAMLTHRNLVANCLQAEAWLYRMKRGNLSILGVLPFFHVYGLTVVMNFGIRMAATQILVPRFDAGLILKLIHKHKPTCFPGAPTIYVGLINHPDIQKYDLSSVEACISGSAPLPVEVQDKFEALSGGRLVEGYGLTETSPVTHSNLIWDRKKSSTIGLPWPDTDARVVDPETGEPLPPGEIGELQVKGPQVMKGYWNRPEETEKVLRDGWLSTGDIARMDEDGYFYIIDRKKDVIIAGGFNIYPREVEEVLFEHPAVKEAVVIGVPDPYRGETVKAFIVKKEGMNVTAVELDAFCRERLAKYKVPRLYEFRDELPKSTVGKVLRRILVEEERQKVAKDDLKS, from the coding sequence ATGGCAGATACAGAAAAGGTCTGGTTGAAGCATTATCCTCCGGACGTTCCGAAATCGTTGGATTATCCCGACATTCTGTTGACCCGTTTTCTGACGGACGCCGCCGCCGATTATCCGGACCGCATTGCCATTGAATTTCTCGGCAAGAGCATCACATACCGGGAACTGCTCCAGGACGTGTATCGGTTCGCAAATGCATTGAAAGATCTGGGTGTCACACGGGGACAGCGTGTGGCGATCATGCTTCCCAACTCTCCACAGGCGATCATCGCCTATTACGGTGCATTGTTTGCCGGTGCCGTCGTCGTGATGATCAACCCGCTGTACATGGAACGGGAACTGGAACACCAATTGTCCGATTCGGGAGCCGAGGTGATCGTCTGCCTCGATCTGGTGCTTCCGAAGGTCATGCAAGTCAGGGAAAAAACCCGGATCAAGCAAATCATTGTCACCGGCCTCAAGGATTACCTTCCCTTCCCGAAAAACTGGCTGTTTGCTCTGAAAACGAGATTCGACGGGACACATGTCAAGGTGGAAGAAACCGCGGACGTGGTCAGGATGACGCGTCTGATGGAGAAAGCGCTTGCAACACCGGTCGAGTCACCCGTCCGGTCTCCGGATGAGCTTGCCCTGCTTCAGTACACGGGGGGAACCACGGGATTGGCGAAAGGGGCGATGCTGACCCATCGCAACCTCGTCGCCAACTGTTTGCAGGCCGAAGCTTGGTTGTACCGGATGAAACGGGGAAATCTGTCCATTCTGGGCGTGTTGCCGTTTTTCCACGTGTACGGACTGACCGTGGTCATGAACTTCGGGATCCGGATGGCCGCCACTCAGATCCTGGTTCCCAGGTTCGACGCGGGGCTGATCCTGAAACTGATTCACAAACACAAGCCCACATGTTTTCCGGGCGCTCCCACCATTTACGTCGGTTTGATCAACCATCCGGACATCCAAAAGTACGACCTTTCTTCCGTCGAAGCCTGCATCAGCGGTTCCGCACCGCTTCCGGTCGAGGTGCAGGACAAGTTCGAAGCGCTGAGCGGCGGGCGGCTCGTGGAAGGATACGGACTGACGGAAACGTCTCCCGTCACTCATTCCAACCTGATTTGGGACAGGAAAAAAAGTTCCACGATCGGCTTGCCTTGGCCCGACACCGACGCGCGGGTGGTGGATCCCGAAACCGGGGAACCTCTGCCTCCCGGAGAGATCGGGGAGCTTCAGGTGAAAGGTCCGCAAGTGATGAAAGGGTATTGGAACAGGCCCGAGGAAACCGAAAAGGTCTTGCGGGACGGATGGCTATCCACCGGTGACATCGCCAGAATGGATGAAGACGGTTACTTCTACATCATCGACCGCAAGAAAGATGTCATCATCGCCGGCGGATTCAACATTTATCCGCGCGAAGTGGAGGAAGTGCTCTTTGAACATCCCGCGGTGAAAGAGGCCGTGGTGATCGGGGTCCCCGATCCGTACCGCGGCGAAACGGTGAAAGCGTTCATCGTGAAAAAAGAAGGCATGAACGTGACTGCCGTAGAGCTGGATGCATTCTGCCGGGAGCGACTCGCCAAGTACAAGGTTCCCCGTTTGTACGAGTTCCGCGATGAATTGCCGAAGTCGACGGTGGGAAAAGTGCTGCGGCGCATTCTGGTGGAAGAAGAACGGCAAAAAGTTGCCAAAGACGACTTGAAGTCATGA
- the trxA gene encoding thioredoxin gives MAILEVTDSTFQAEVQSADAGVVLVDFWAPWCGPCRMLAPVLDEVDAELGDQVKIVKVNVDNNPDSAAKFGIMAVPTLILFKNGEQVAKMNGAVPKEHLISWIKEHL, from the coding sequence ATGGCCATTTTGGAAGTCACCGACAGCACTTTCCAGGCGGAAGTGCAAAGTGCCGACGCCGGCGTCGTTCTTGTGGATTTTTGGGCCCCCTGGTGCGGTCCCTGCCGCATGCTGGCCCCCGTACTCGACGAAGTGGACGCCGAACTGGGCGATCAGGTGAAAATTGTCAAAGTGAACGTGGACAACAATCCTGATTCCGCCGCCAAGTTCGGAATCATGGCCGTTCCGACGCTCATCCTGTTCAAAAACGGGGAACAGGTGGCGAAGATGAACGGTGCCGTTCCCAAAGAACACCTCATCTCCTGGATCAAGGAGCATCTGTGA
- a CDS encoding thermonuclease family protein: MDGDTLKVDISGRTEKIRFLLVDTLEVGSVHLLEHFLALKAKKYVSNAVRNARTVEVATSFHRDRFGRLLGHVFVDGRCLQEILVKKGLARVAYVKKQALTQEDRNWLGRFRRKQEEARRNRRGIWEFEHKNGQMDLQVRHVGR; the protein is encoded by the coding sequence GTGGACGGGGACACACTGAAAGTGGATATTTCGGGGCGAACGGAAAAAATCCGTTTTTTGCTGGTGGATACGCTGGAAGTGGGATCCGTCCATTTGCTGGAACACTTTCTGGCGCTGAAGGCCAAAAAATATGTCAGCAATGCGGTGCGCAACGCCCGAACCGTGGAAGTGGCCACGTCTTTTCATCGTGACCGTTTCGGTCGGCTGTTGGGACACGTTTTTGTCGACGGTCGCTGCCTGCAGGAGATCCTGGTGAAAAAAGGGCTGGCCCGGGTGGCGTATGTCAAAAAGCAGGCTCTCACTCAGGAAGACCGCAACTGGTTGGGACGTTTCCGGCGCAAACAGGAAGAGGCGCGACGGAACCGTCGGGGAATCTGGGAATTCGAACACAAGAACGGACAAATGGATTTGCAGGTGCGTCATGTGGGGAGATAG
- the tatA gene encoding twin-arginine translocase TatA/TatE family subunit, whose product MLNIGLPGLILILLTILLLFGPKRLPELGKATGETLRSFRDAVSGQTKRKNEKDPD is encoded by the coding sequence ATGCTCAACATCGGTCTTCCCGGACTGATTCTCATTTTGCTGACGATCCTGCTTCTCTTCGGCCCGAAACGGCTCCCCGAATTGGGCAAAGCCACAGGGGAAACCCTTCGGTCATTCCGGGATGCCGTCTCCGGTCAAACCAAAAGGAAAAACGAAAAGGATCCCGATTGA
- a CDS encoding DnaD domain protein, with amino-acid sequence MNGQEHALRELETMDPIRFFEQYTGESVPRQLAQLIVEIKRHYRFPNGVINGMLEYCLLQKEHRITRSFVLELADMLKEAKVKNGREAFALLKQGTVRQAEENKTPCNEEYVEINIALLARQLHELRREIHRLAESLDSRLDRIEKRLAELEDMFE; translated from the coding sequence ATGAACGGGCAGGAGCATGCTCTCAGAGAGCTGGAAACGATGGATCCGATCCGATTTTTCGAACAATATACCGGTGAATCGGTTCCCAGGCAATTGGCCCAGCTCATTGTTGAGATCAAACGGCATTATCGATTTCCGAACGGCGTGATCAACGGAATGCTGGAATACTGCCTGTTGCAGAAGGAACATCGCATCACGCGTTCCTTTGTCCTCGAATTGGCCGACATGTTGAAAGAGGCAAAGGTCAAAAACGGTCGGGAAGCGTTTGCTTTGTTGAAGCAGGGGACCGTCCGTCAGGCGGAAGAAAACAAAACACCTTGCAATGAAGAATATGTGGAGATCAACATAGCCTTGTTGGCCAGGCAATTGCATGAGTTGCGGAGAGAGATTCACCGGCTGGCGGAAAGCCTCGACAGCCGGCTGGACCGGATTGAAAAGCGTCTCGCGGAATTGGAAGACATGTTTGAATGA
- a CDS encoding electron transfer flavoprotein subunit alpha/FixB family protein, producing MSRNVLVLADVRDKKLRNVSFEALAAARSVAEGGTVTAAVFGSFAKDLADDLARHGADKVIVVLNPELDQYTTDAYFQAFKKTIEHVSPDVIFTGHTAVGRDVSPRVAARLGLGLVSDCTNVETVDGKIVFTRPIYAGKAFVKKAVKEGTVFATLRPNNIPAGEPDASRTAVVEELTVDFAPDSLRTIVKDVVKKAVDGVDLSEARVVVSGGRGVKSADGFKPLYELAELLGGAVGASRGACDSGYCDYALQIGQTGKVVTPDLYIACGISGAIQHLAGMSNSKVIVAINKDPEAPIFQVADYGIVGDLFEVVPLLIEEFKKLLQSNG from the coding sequence ATGAGCAGAAACGTACTCGTTCTGGCGGATGTCCGCGACAAAAAATTGCGTAACGTGAGCTTTGAAGCATTGGCGGCTGCCCGCTCGGTGGCGGAAGGCGGCACGGTGACGGCCGCCGTGTTCGGCAGCTTTGCCAAGGATCTGGCCGACGATCTGGCCCGGCACGGAGCCGACAAGGTGATCGTCGTCCTGAATCCGGAGCTGGATCAATATACCACGGACGCCTATTTCCAAGCGTTCAAAAAGACGATCGAGCACGTGTCGCCGGATGTGATCTTCACCGGGCATACGGCGGTGGGACGTGATGTGAGTCCGCGCGTGGCGGCCAGACTCGGACTGGGGCTGGTGTCCGATTGCACCAACGTGGAAACGGTGGACGGCAAAATCGTGTTCACCCGCCCGATCTATGCCGGCAAGGCGTTTGTGAAAAAAGCGGTGAAAGAAGGGACGGTGTTCGCCACCCTGCGTCCCAACAACATTCCGGCCGGGGAACCGGACGCATCCCGCACCGCGGTCGTCGAGGAGCTCACGGTCGACTTTGCTCCCGACAGCCTGCGCACCATCGTGAAGGACGTGGTGAAAAAGGCGGTGGACGGCGTGGATCTGTCCGAAGCACGGGTCGTCGTTTCCGGTGGTCGCGGCGTGAAAAGCGCGGATGGCTTCAAGCCGCTGTATGAACTGGCGGAACTGCTCGGCGGAGCCGTGGGAGCTTCCCGTGGCGCGTGCGATTCCGGTTATTGCGATTATGCCCTGCAGATCGGACAGACCGGAAAAGTCGTCACCCCCGATCTGTACATCGCCTGCGGCATCTCCGGAGCCATTCAGCATCTGGCCGGCATGTCCAACTCCAAGGTGATCGTGGCGATCAACAAGGATCCTGAAGCGCCCATTTTCCAAGTGGCGGATTACGGAATCGTGGGCGATCTCTTCGAAGTGGTGCCGCTGCTCATCGAAGAGTTCAAAAAGCTGCTTCAGTCCAATGGATGA
- a CDS encoding TetR/AcrR family transcriptional regulator — MAKRTGEKYEAIIEAAIRVIAEYGYHNAQVSRIAREAKVADGTIYLYFENKDDVLISLFSEKMGAFIAEVEKTLEEIESPVEQLKTLIRVHFEHLERDPRLAIVTQIELRQSNPEVRRAIRDILRRYLDLIEGIIERGIAGGHFRKGLDVRIARKMIFGTLDETVTSWIMTGYKYSLLDTVDEIHRLFVRGMGQ, encoded by the coding sequence ATGGCTAAACGGACCGGAGAAAAGTATGAGGCGATCATAGAAGCAGCCATCCGCGTCATTGCGGAGTACGGCTATCACAACGCCCAGGTGTCCAGAATTGCCCGTGAAGCCAAAGTGGCTGATGGAACCATCTATCTGTACTTCGAAAACAAGGACGATGTCCTGATCTCCCTGTTCAGTGAAAAAATGGGAGCATTCATCGCGGAAGTGGAAAAGACGCTGGAGGAGATCGAATCCCCGGTGGAGCAGCTCAAAACACTGATCCGTGTTCATTTCGAGCATCTGGAGAGGGATCCGAGGCTCGCCATCGTCACGCAGATTGAGCTGCGCCAATCCAATCCCGAAGTCAGAAGGGCCATTCGCGATATCCTCAGGCGATATCTGGATTTGATCGAAGGAATCATCGAGCGCGGCATCGCCGGCGGTCACTTCCGGAAAGGGCTGGACGTGCGCATCGCCCGCAAGATGATCTTCGGTACCCTGGATGAGACGGTCACGTCCTGGATCATGACGGGATACAAATACAGCCTGCTCGATACCGTCGACGAGATTCACCGGCTGTTTGTCCGGGGCATGGGCCAATAA
- a CDS encoding H-type small acid-soluble spore protein — MMTVERCQEILASPDKITVTYMGEPVWIDKVDATTRTALVNPESRPDEHKTVPVHDLVEHPQH; from the coding sequence ATGATGACCGTGGAACGCTGTCAGGAGATTTTGGCATCACCGGACAAAATCACCGTGACTTACATGGGCGAACCGGTCTGGATCGACAAAGTGGATGCCACCACCCGGACCGCCTTGGTCAATCCGGAAAGCCGTCCGGATGAACACAAGACGGTTCCCGTTCATGATTTGGTGGAGCACCCGCAACATTGA